From the Spirochaetota bacterium genome, the window AGTGAACGTACATCTCCCGGCGGCGATTTTCTCGCATCGGTGTGCACGGCATGGGAATCATCGACGGATGCGCTCGAAACATTGGGCGTACGCCGTGCGGTCATACGCATCGGGGTCGTGCTTCATGCGAATGGCGGGGCGCTACCGCGCATGATGCTCCCGTTCAGGTTCTTCCTTGGAGGACGCCTCGGGGGCGGCGAACAGGGCCTTTCATGGGTGCATATCGAAGATGTCGTAAGAGCGATACGATACCTGATGGATACATCGAGCGCAAAGGGCGTTTTCAATCTGTGCGCGCCCGGGTCGGTGAGCAATGCCCGCTTTGCCGGCGTGCTTGGCACGGTCATGCGTCGTCCGTCATGGCTGCCGGTGCCGAGCTTCGCACTGCGTTTTCTCTTTGGAGAGATGTCTTCCGTGCTGCTTACCGGGCAATTCATCATCCCCGAACGGCTGCTTGCGCTTGGATTTTCATTCCAATTCCCCGGCATTCCCGAGGCATTGAAGGATATGATACAACGATCACACGCGGCTGACTGATATACTGAATATGACCGATGCTTTACGTACCGAATGTTCGACGGCATCTGTCACGTTTTTTCACACGGTACGCATTGTCGTTCTGTGCGAATCTGTTGCCATATCCCTCGGAAGAGGAGCCTTTGTTATGTTGGAGTTGTACAATGCAATGCAAAAAACTTGAGAAATGCCCGTTCTTCAATGACAAAATGGCGAATATGCCGTCGATATCCGCGATGCTGAAAAAAATCATTGCGAAGCGGACAAGGATGCATGCGCCCGGCATCAGGTATCCAAGGCCGGCAAGGATGTCCCGAGCGACCTCTTTCCGCAGCAAAGCGAGCGTGTGCCGGGGCTTATCGGCGCGTAGACGATCGCCGTTTTTTCTCCGTTGAACGCAGAGGCATCATCGCGCGATTGACCGATGCGGCCAGGTCCTGGAAATGATCGCCCTTGCGGAGCTGTATCTGCCTGAACGGTGTTCCCGACGAGTGCGCATCGAGCGCTTCCATGATACGGTGAATGGGGCCGGCTATGGCATGGGAATACATTATCGAAAAGATGAGCACCAGCACCGCGAGTATGGCAAGCGCTGCCGCCACCGGTTTCCAGAGGAGCGAGAAGAACGTATAGAGCTCGGCCTCTTCGATGAAGCGCTGCCAGTACGCGGCAGATGCGGGCGTGATATGATGCTCCGCCGCCCATGCCTGCACCGTCTCATTTGACGGAAGACGTGTGAGAAAACCCTGTTTGAACTGCACAGAATTCCAGATGATGATGACCGCGATGACAAGCACGCCGGCGGCACATATGAAGATGAGATTGCGCATGATGAAGGAGTACTGGAAGCTTTTATTGATGATGAATCGCCTGCGCTGTTCATTCCGCATACTACGCTCCGTTTTTCACTTGCGCCGATTATACGATACGTCGAGCACAATGGCAAGACAAGTACGGTGATGTCGCAATAGGGTACTCCGAAGTCCCGATCGTATATTGCGAATGGCGCCGTTCGATGGTACAGTATCATCATGGAACATTCATCGGGACCGCTCAGCCACACGCCGCTTCACAGCGAACATATCGCCCTCGGCGCAAAGATGGCGCCGTTCGGCGGCTGGGACATGCCCATACAGTACGACGGCATTCTCGCCGAGCATACGCAGTGCCGCAGCGCAGTGAGCGTATTCGACATCTGCCACATGGGCGAATACTATTTCAAAGGCGATGCGGCGGCATCCGATCTCGAATATGCGTTCACGATATCCATCGGCCGCATCGCGATCGGTAAATGCAAATACTGTTTCATACTGCACGATAATGGCGGCATCATCGATGACTGCATCGTCTACCGGCTTTCGGACGACGAATGGATGATCGTCGTCAATGCGGCGAACATCGAAAAAGATTTTAAAGCGATACAGAGCGTACTCAAGGGCGGGCTTTTCGAGGATCGCTCGGCGGTGACCGGCAAGCTGGATATCCAGGGGCCATTGTCGTGCGATGTGCTTTCATCGCTCATCTCTCCTGAAGTGAAGAAACTTTCCTATTTCGGTTTTGCATCGATGGATGTGCTCGGCGAAAAATCCATCGTAAGCCGAAGCGGCTACACGGGCGAGCTCGGCTATGAAATATATGCAACGCCTGAAACAACGAAGAAGCTCTGGAAAGCCGTGCTTGCCGACGCGCGCGTAAAGCCCGCCGGTCTCGGCGCCCGCGACGTGCTCCGGCTCGAGATGGGATACAGCCTCTACGGTTCTGACATCAACGACGCGACGACGCCGTTGGAGGCGGGACTCATGTTTGCCGTCGATATGACGAAAGAATTTCGCGGCAAAGCGGCACTCGCTGCAATGCAGAAGAAAAACCTTGCCCGTGTGAAGATAGGTTTTCTCTCCGCGTCGAGGAGAAGCCCGCGCGCTCATTTCGAGATACGATCGCCTGCGGGTGAGAAGATCGGCGAGGTGACGAGCGGGTCGTTCTCGCCGATAATGAACGCCGGTATCGGCATGGGATATGTCACCCCCGAACATTCGAAGATCGGAGATCCTATCGTCATCACGGATGGCGTTACGATAATAGATGCGCATGTGCACGGGCTTCCGTTCCATACGAACGGTACGGCCCGCGCGGCCGCGCACGCATAGCAGCAACGGAGGATCGCATGACCTATTACACGAAAGACCACGAATGGATACGCGTCGAAGGCACGAATGGTGTCGTCGGCATATCAGAGCATGCCGCGTGCGAGCTCGGCGATATAACCTTCATCGAACTCCCGAAGGTCGGCAAACAGATAGCAAAGGGCGCGGTGCTTGCATCGGTGGAATCGGTGAAGGCCGCGAGCGAAGTGTTCGCGCCGGTAACGCTTTCGGTGACGAAAGTGAACGATGCGCTTGCTTCCGCACCGGAGACGGTGAACAAAAGCGCCGAGGGCGATGGCTGGTTCGTCGAGGTGATGATCGGCAATGTGGCCGAGCTTTCATCGCTCATGGATAAAGCGAAGTATGATGAGTATGTAAAGGGGCTTAAGCACTGATATGACCTATACACCGCACACGGACGCTGATATAGCCGCCATGCTCGACGCCATCGGCATCCCCGATATCGAGTCGCTTTTCAAGGATATCCCGAAGGCATTGCGCGCACAGTCATTCGATCTCCCCGCAGGCGTATCGGAACATACGGTGCGGTCGGAATTCAAGCGCATCGCTTCCATGAACGGCGCTCCGCTTGTGACATTCACCGGCGGCGGCGTGTATGATCATTTCGTCCCCGCTGTCGTCGATGCGATAGCATCGCGTTCGGAATTCTATACGCCGTATACGCCGTATCAGCCGGAGGCATCGCAGGGCACGCTTACCGCCTTGTTCGAATATCAGACGTCGATAAGCCGATTGTACGGCATGGATGCTGCGAATGCGTCGCTCTATGACGGCGGTACCGCGCTCGCGGAAGGGGCGCTCATGGCGCTTCGCATAACCGGAGACAGGAAGACCATCATCATCGATGGCTCTGTCAATCCGTTCCATCGTCAGATAGTAGCGACGACGCTCGCTTCGCTCGCGGTGAACATTGTCGTACTGCCGCCGTCACAATACGGCCTCGATCGCGAGGCGCTTCGGAACGCCATGAACGCCGATACCGCCGCGGTGATACTGCAGAACCCGAATTTCTTCGGCACCGTCGATGACTATACCGATATCGGGAATATCGTGCACGAGAGGGGCGCGCTCCTTGTACTTTCCGCATCGCCCATCGCGCTCGGCATGGTGAAGACACCGGGCGAGATGGACACCGACATCGCTGTCGGCGAGGGACAATCGCTCGGCAATCATCTCTCATTCGGCGGGCCGTATCTCGGTATATTCACCTGTAAGAAAACGCATATCCGTAATATGCCCGGACGCGTTGCCGGCGAAACGACGGATCGCGCGGGCAGGCGCGGTTTCGTGCTCACACTGCAGGCGCGCGAGCAGCATATCAAGCGGCACCGGGCAACATCGAATATCTGCAGCAATCAGAACCTCGTCGCATTGCGCGCGCTCCTCTATATGACCGTCATGGGCAAAGAGGGCATGGCCGAAGCGGCAAAGCTCAATCACGATAAAGCGGAGTATGCGAAAGCGTCGCTCAGAAAAAGCGGCTTCGGCTCACCGGAGAAACCGACGTTCAATGAATTCGTCGTGCATCTGAAAAAGGATGCGAGCGCTCTCGTTGGCGCGCTCATGAAGAAAGGGATCGCCGCCGGCATTCCGCTCGGCATGTTCTATCCGGACATGAAGAACGACGTTCTTGTCGCGGTCACGGAAAAGCGGAGTAAAGAAGAGATCGATGACTTCGTGTCCGCCGTACGGGGCGCAGTATGAACGAGCTCATATTCGAATTGTCCGTGCCGGGCCGGAAGGGATATTCGCTTCCCGAGCGTGATGTCCCTGAGATGCCGCTTAACGGGAAATTTCTCCGGAAGGAAAAGGCCGCGCTCCCCGAACTTTCCGAACTCGATATCGTCCGCCATTTCACCGTGCTCTCGCGGAAGAATTTCTGCGTCGATACGAATTTCTATCCCCTGGGCTCCTGTACGATGAAATATAATTCCAAGGCCGTCGAGGCGATAGCCGGGAACGAAGCGTTCCTTGCCGCGCATCCCGTCACGGCATTCCTCCCCGGCGGTGAAGAACACGTACAGGGCATGCTTTCGATAGTACACGGTCTTGAACACGCGCTTTCCGAGATAACCGGCATGGACGCGTTCTGTACGCACCCATTGGCGGGCGCCCACGGCGAATACGCAGGGCTTTCGCTCATCGCGGCATATCATCGCGCGAAGGGCAATAAGAAAAAACATGTGATAGTCCCCGATTCATCGCACGGGACGAACCCCGCAAGCGCCGCGTTCATCGGCTATGATGTCATCACGATACCCACGCGCGAGAACGGCGACATGGACTTCGAGAAGTTCTCAGCCGCGCTCACCGATGAAGTGGCGGCTGTCATGCTCACCTGCCCGGACACGCTCGGCATCTTCAACCCGCACATCAGGGAAATATGCGATCGTGCGCACACCGTCGATGCGCTCGTCTATTACGACGGTGCCAATCTCAATGCCATCATGGGCAAGCTCCGCCCCGGCGATGTGGGCTTCGATGTGGTGCATGTCAATGTGCATAAGACGTTCGGTACACCGCACGGCGGCGGCGGCCCCGGCGCGGGCCCGGTGGGCGTGAAGAAGCATCTCATACCGTTCCTGCCCACGCCGCGTATCGTGAAAAAGAAGGATACGTTCTCGCTCATCCTCGATGAGCCGAAGAGCATCGGCAAGGTCACATCGTATTTCGGCAATTTCGGCATCCTTATCCGCGCCTATGCGTACATTCTGCTTCTCGGCAAAGAAGGCCTCATCGATGCGAGCGAGAAGGCGGTGCTCAATGCGAACTATGTACGCGCACTTCTCCGCGATACGTATCACGAGCCCTATGCCCGCGCCTGTTTCCACGAATGCGTATTTTCGGCGGCAGAACAGATGAAGCACGATATCCATGCGATAGACATAGCGAAATTCCTCATCGATAAAGGCATTCATCCGCCGACGGTATATTTCCCCATCACCGTGCCCGAATCGATAATGATAGAGCCCACGGAGACGGAAAGCAAAGAGACGCTTGATGTCTTCATTGCCGCGATGAAAGAGGCTGCCGCATTTGCAGTGAGCGATCCCGATGCACTTCATCGTGCGCCGGTGACAACGCCCGTCGACAGGCTTGATGAGACCTCGGCAGCGCGCACGATGCGCGTTACCTGTATCGGGTAAGCCGATCTTATCAACACGCACCCCGCCCCGGGCATTCCCCCCTCTCACGGATCGGCGCAAATCGGCATCCTGCCTCGCGCCAACTGCAACATCCATGTTGCACGAATATGAGAAGGGGAGGGAATAAGTTTCATCCCCAAGTAAAATGCTGCGTACGTTTTCTGTGTGTATGCCGCCGTTATCAGTTATACAATTATTGCGGCGGGGGATGGGTGAGTGTCACTCGAATACCAATTCCCGTCAATCCGTTCCAAGACTTTTTACCCCGTTCGTTGTATATTGTTCCCGGTTCGCATCGATTCGTCCGGAGGACCCTATGCCCGTCAATTATCCGCCACGTTCGTTACCCGTACTGCACGAAGCCGATGTCGTCGTCTGCGGCGGCGGGCCGGCAGGGCTTGGTGCCGCTGTCTTTGCCGCACGTGCGGGAAAGCGCGTGGTCCTCGTCGAACAGGCGGGCTGCCTCGGCGGCATGGGAACGGCAGGGCTTGTGCCGGCAATAATTTCCATGACCGACGGTGAGAACATACTTGCCGCGGGCGTGTGCAGGGAAGCGGTCGATGACGTATCGCACCGCATGAACGTGAAGCCCAATTACGGCTGGTTCGATGTGCAGCCGGAGCTCTTAAAACGCGTGTACGACGATATCGCGGCGGCAGCAAAGATAAAGGTCTATCTCGGCATGAGCATTGTCGATGTCGTGGTGAACGGCGGCGGCATGGAAGCGATCGTCGTTTCCACGAAGAACGGCCTCAAAGCGGTGAAGGGGATATCGTTCGTCGATGCGACCGGCGACGGGAACATCTGTGCCTGGGCGGGTGCGCCATTCGAGGTCGGCGACGAGAAGGGGCGCACGATGAGCCCGTCGCTCTGCGTGCAGTATGCCGGTGTGGACTGGGAAGCGTTCAAGGCAAAGCACGACAGTTCGTGGTCGGTCGGCGGCATCTGGAAAAAACTTGTTGACGAAGGCAAAGCCCCGATGCAGGAATATCACTTCGTCGGCTTTTTCAGGAACGGAGGATCGATAGTCAGCGG encodes:
- a CDS encoding DUF1731 domain-containing protein produces the protein SERTSPGGDFLASVCTAWESSTDALETLGVRRAVIRIGVVLHANGGALPRMMLPFRFFLGGRLGGGEQGLSWVHIEDVVRAIRYLMDTSSAKGVFNLCAPGSVSNARFAGVLGTVMRRPSWLPVPSFALRFLFGEMSSVLLTGQFIIPERLLALGFSFQFPGIPEALKDMIQRSHAAD
- the gcvT gene encoding glycine cleavage system aminomethyltransferase GcvT, translated to MEHSSGPLSHTPLHSEHIALGAKMAPFGGWDMPIQYDGILAEHTQCRSAVSVFDICHMGEYYFKGDAAASDLEYAFTISIGRIAIGKCKYCFILHDNGGIIDDCIVYRLSDDEWMIVVNAANIEKDFKAIQSVLKGGLFEDRSAVTGKLDIQGPLSCDVLSSLISPEVKKLSYFGFASMDVLGEKSIVSRSGYTGELGYEIYATPETTKKLWKAVLADARVKPAGLGARDVLRLEMGYSLYGSDINDATTPLEAGLMFAVDMTKEFRGKAALAAMQKKNLARVKIGFLSASRRSPRAHFEIRSPAGEKIGEVTSGSFSPIMNAGIGMGYVTPEHSKIGDPIVITDGVTIIDAHVHGLPFHTNGTARAAAHA
- the gcvH gene encoding glycine cleavage system protein GcvH: MTYYTKDHEWIRVEGTNGVVGISEHAACELGDITFIELPKVGKQIAKGAVLASVESVKAASEVFAPVTLSVTKVNDALASAPETVNKSAEGDGWFVEVMIGNVAELSSLMDKAKYDEYVKGLKH
- the gcvPA gene encoding aminomethyl-transferring glycine dehydrogenase subunit GcvPA, with amino-acid sequence MTYTPHTDADIAAMLDAIGIPDIESLFKDIPKALRAQSFDLPAGVSEHTVRSEFKRIASMNGAPLVTFTGGGVYDHFVPAVVDAIASRSEFYTPYTPYQPEASQGTLTALFEYQTSISRLYGMDAANASLYDGGTALAEGALMALRITGDRKTIIIDGSVNPFHRQIVATTLASLAVNIVVLPPSQYGLDREALRNAMNADTAAVILQNPNFFGTVDDYTDIGNIVHERGALLVLSASPIALGMVKTPGEMDTDIAVGEGQSLGNHLSFGGPYLGIFTCKKTHIRNMPGRVAGETTDRAGRRGFVLTLQAREQHIKRHRATSNICSNQNLVALRALLYMTVMGKEGMAEAAKLNHDKAEYAKASLRKSGFGSPEKPTFNEFVVHLKKDASALVGALMKKGIAAGIPLGMFYPDMKNDVLVAVTEKRSKEEIDDFVSAVRGAV
- the gcvPB gene encoding aminomethyl-transferring glycine dehydrogenase subunit GcvPB, translated to MNELIFELSVPGRKGYSLPERDVPEMPLNGKFLRKEKAALPELSELDIVRHFTVLSRKNFCVDTNFYPLGSCTMKYNSKAVEAIAGNEAFLAAHPVTAFLPGGEEHVQGMLSIVHGLEHALSEITGMDAFCTHPLAGAHGEYAGLSLIAAYHRAKGNKKKHVIVPDSSHGTNPASAAFIGYDVITIPTRENGDMDFEKFSAALTDEVAAVMLTCPDTLGIFNPHIREICDRAHTVDALVYYDGANLNAIMGKLRPGDVGFDVVHVNVHKTFGTPHGGGGPGAGPVGVKKHLIPFLPTPRIVKKKDTFSLILDEPKSIGKVTSYFGNFGILIRAYAYILLLGKEGLIDASEKAVLNANYVRALLRDTYHEPYARACFHECVFSAAEQMKHDIHAIDIAKFLIDKGIHPPTVYFPITVPESIMIEPTETESKETLDVFIAAMKEAAAFAVSDPDALHRAPVTTPVDRLDETSAARTMRVTCIG
- a CDS encoding FAD-dependent oxidoreductase, yielding MPVNYPPRSLPVLHEADVVVCGGGPAGLGAAVFAARAGKRVVLVEQAGCLGGMGTAGLVPAIISMTDGENILAAGVCREAVDDVSHRMNVKPNYGWFDVQPELLKRVYDDIAAAAKIKVYLGMSIVDVVVNGGGMEAIVVSTKNGLKAVKGISFVDATGDGNICAWAGAPFEVGDEKGRTMSPSLCVQYAGVDWEAFKAKHDSSWSVGGIWKKLVDEGKAPMQEYHFVGFFRNGGSIVSGNLGHIYGINCLNEDDITKGYIDGRIIAEKIHGFYKEYIPGFEKSEIVNTASVLSVRETRRITGEYTLCYDDYQKRASFADEVGRFAYPVDIHSSSTDPAEQKRVEERLHSSKYGKGESYGIPYRALIPKNVKNILVAGRCISADREMQSSIRVMPGCFVTGQAAGTAAALACGKSGDVRAVGIGELTGTLKKLGAYLR